A stretch of Sebastes fasciatus isolate fSebFas1 chromosome 19, fSebFas1.pri, whole genome shotgun sequence DNA encodes these proteins:
- the LOC141757055 gene encoding uncharacterized protein LOC141757055 — MSYPVDAVGSPFRRMMDTRTTGYGYSRSSGGGGTPSSGFRSQSWSRASPGSNTTTSSYKRSANMPVTRAYSSADSVDYNSQTTSGMLMNGDYKRSNEKEQLQGLNDRFVVYIDKVHYLETQNKQIEDEIQALRQKQVSRSQLGDLYDQELQELRSMLEQIHHDKTQIQLDTDHVDEDIQRLRDRFDEEARIREETEAIIRILKKDTSDSELAKSELDKKVQSLQDEIAFIRNNHEEEVSELIAQIQQESQVTVERRDLQKTDITGALREIRCELEGHSNQNLQQVENWFMCRFSKLTETAEQNKDAIKSARDEISDYRRQLQSKTVELESIRGTRDSLERQLNDIEDRHNSDLSSLQETIHQLDNELKSTKWEMARHLREYQDLLNVKMALDIEIAAYRKLLEGEETHFSTYPYRQAVTPTKISKSKSDAPKLKVHHKFVEEIIEETRVEDEEKSDIDEDLAEIAQELSATLASGGDEGEEEEGEGEGEEAEGEGEEGEGGEEEEVVAATEAKVSASAPAKEEEEEDEDGKGGDEEEEGEGEGGEEGEKEEEGEGEGGDEGENGDDAEGGDEGEEGGEGEEEVEETVLCSKAPESKASPDKEKAGDKEGSGGEEEAAAEEEAGDQDEDAGSDKASKSGEEKEEKEDADKGIKEDSEKDEKKVKDEKADDKSEEVVAKTEAPKTEAAKPEAKKEEAAKTEASKPDSPKSESPKLGSPKSESPKVGSPKSESPKLGSPKSESPKLGSPKSESPKVGSPKSESPKLGSPKSESPKVGSPKSESPKVGSPKSESPKPGSPKSESPKAGSPKSESPKPGSPKSESPKPLSPKSESPRPEIPKSLSPKPVSPKSVSPKPSSPKAESPKSESPKKDIAKPEVPKAAEEKSEKKSDSTDDKNLEKKDVAMNGDVDKSSPEEKEKKDEGKEDDDVLANGVDESPVKEDGSQKVTITKTVETITTGEDGSKHVTKSITVTETVNDEVEEVVQEKLVTSKKTEKHSTQSIKQVTEAE; from the exons ATGAGTTACCCGGTGGACGCGGTAGGGAGTCCCTTCAGGAGAATGATGGATACTAGGACGACCGGCTACGGCTACAGCCGCtccagtggtggtggtggcaccCCATCCAGCGGCTTTCGCTCCCAATCCTGGTCCAGAGCAAGCCCCGGATCCAACACCACGACCTCCTCCTACAAGAGGAGCGCGAACATGCCGGTGACCAGAGCCTACAGCTCCGCAGACAGCGTTGATTATAACAGTCAGACCACCTCTGGCATGCTGATGAACGGAGACTACAAGCGCTCAAACGAGAAGGAGCAGCTGCAGGGTCTCAACGACCGCTTCGTGGTTTACATCGACAAGGTGCACTACCTGGAGACGCAGAACAAGCAGATCGAGGACGAGATCCAGGCGCTGCGGCAGAAGCAGGTGTCTCGCTCCCAGCTGGGCGACCTCTACGACCAGGAGCTGCAAGAGCTGCGATCCATGCTGGAGCAGATCCACCACGACAAGACGCAGATCCAGCTGGACACCGATCACGTCGACGAGGACATCCAGAGGCTCAGAGATCGCTTCGATGAAGAAGCGCGCATCCGAGAGGAGACTGAAGCGATCATCCGCATCTTGAAGAAAGACACGAGCGACTCCGAGTTGGCGAAGTCCGAGCTGGATAAGAAAGTTCAATCGCTGCAGGACGAGATCGCGTTCATCCGCAACAACCACGAGGAGGAGGTGAGCGAGCTCATCGCGCAGATCCAGCAGGAATCGCAGGTGACCGTGGAGAGGAGAGACCTGCAGAAGACGGACATCACCGGGGCGCTGCGGGAGATCCGCTGCGAGCTGGAGGGCCACTCCAACCAGAACCTGCAGCAGGTGGAGAACTGGTTCATGTGCCGCTTCTCCAAGCTCACCGAGACCGCGGAGCAGAACAAGGACGCGATCAAGTCCGCCCGAGATGAGATCTCAGACTACCGGCGCCAGCTGCAGTCCAAGACGGTGGAGCTGGAGTCCATCCGCGGGACAAGAGACTCGCTGGAGAGACAGCTGAACGACATCGAGGACAGACACAACAGCGATCTGTCCAGCCTGCAG GAGACGATTCACCAGCTGGATAATGAGCTCAAGAGCACCAAATGGGAGATGGCTCGTCACCTGCGCGAGTACCAGGACCTGCTCAATGTCAAGATGGCCTTGGATATCGAGATTGCTGCATACAG gaAACTCCTAGAGGGCGAGGAGACCCACTTCAGCACCTATCCTTATCGCCAGGCGGTCACCCCCACCAAAATCTCAAAGTCTAAATCAGACGCTCCCAAGCTCAAGGTGCACCACAAGTTCGTGGAAGAGATCATTGAGGAGACGAGGGTGGAGGACGAAGAAAAGTCTGACATCGACGAGGACCTGGCGGAGATAGCGCAAGAGCTGTCCGCCACGCTCGCGAGCGGAGGAgatgagggagaggaagaggagggagagggagagggagaggaagcagAAGGTGAGGGGGAAGAGGGAGAGGgcggcgaggaggaggaagttgtAGCCGCCACTGAGGCCAAAGTCAGCGCCAGTGCGCCCGctaaggaggaagaagaggaggacgaggatggAAAAGGTGGcgatgaggaagaagagggggagggagaaggcggtgaagaaggagaaaaggaagaagaggGCGAAGGCGAGGGAGGGGATGAGGGAGAAAATGGTGATGATGCAGAGGGAGGcgatgaaggagaggagggaggagagggagaagaggaagtTGAGGAGACGGTGTTGTGCTCCAAAGCTCCGGAGTCTAAAGCCTCTCCTGACAAAGAGAAGGCCGGAGACAAAGAGGGCAgcggaggagaagaggaagctgCCGCCGAAGAGGAGGCCGGCGATCAGGACGAAGATGCCGGCAGCGACAAAGCATCCAAAAGtggagaagagaaagaggagaaagaggatgCGGATAAAGGCATAAAGGAAGATAGCGAAAAAGACGAGAAGAAGGTGAAAGACGAGAAGGCGGACGACAAATCGGAAGAAGTTGTAGCCAAGACGGAAGCTCCGAAAACAGAAGCCGCAAAGCCGGAGGCCAAGAAGGAAGAAGCTGCCAAAACCGAGGCATCAAAACCTGATTCTCCAAAGTCTGAATCCCCAAAGCTTGGATCCCCCAAGTCTGAATCCCCAAAGGTTGGATCCCCCAAGTCTGAATCCCCAAAGCTTGGATCCCCCAAGTCTGAATCCCCAAAGCTTGGATCCCCCAAGTCTGAATCCCCAAAGGTTGGATCCCCCAAGTCTGAATCCCCAAAGCTTGGATCCCCCAAGTCTGAATCCCCAAAGGTTGGATCCCCCAAGTCTGAATCCCCAAAGGTTGGATCCCCCAAGTCTGAATCCCCTAAACCTGGATCCCCCAAGTCTGAATCACCTAAAGCTGGATCCCCCAAGTCTGAATCACCTAAACCTGGATCCCCCAAGTCTGAATCACCTAAACCTTTATCCCCCAAGTCTGAATCACCTAGACCCGAGATTCCTAAATCCTTATCCCCCAAGCCTGTATCTCCAAAGTCTGTATCCCCAAAACCCAGCTCCCCAAAAGCCGAGTCCCCCAAGTCAGAATCCCCAAAGAAAGACATCGCCAAGCCTGAGGTCCCTAAAGCTGCTGAGGAGAAATCAGAGAAAAAGAGCGACTCGACAGACGACAAGAACCTAGAAAAGAAGGATGTTGCCATGAATGGCGACGTAGACAAGAGCAGCccggaagagaaagagaagaaggacGAGGGGAAAGAGGATGATGACGTGCTCGCCAACGGCGTGGACGAGAGCCCCGTGAAGGAAGACGGCAGCCAGAAGGTGACGATCACCAAAACCGTGGAGACGATCACCACCGGAGAGGACGGATCCAAGCACGTCACCAAGTCCATCACCGTGACCGAGACGGTGAATgacgaggtggaggaggtggttcAGGAGAAGCTGGTCACCAGCAAGAAGACGGAGAAGCACTCCACCCAGTCCATCAAGCAGGTGACAGAGGCCGAATAA
- the LOC141757056 gene encoding neurofilament light polypeptide-like isoform X4: protein MSSIGYDPYYSASPYRRWYVEAPPRVVVNRGRTHSVYSSHASPLSSSRHQYSSPGRVLLSSSSQASSLDLELSQAAQISSEFRTVRTQERGQLQDLNDRFAGFIERVRELEQQNRALEAELLLLRQRHNEPSRLRALYEQEARALRAAVDEARAEQQAVLGQRERLEQTLSALQGRYEEEVLAREEAQGRLMDARREADQAALGKAELEKSVETLLEELAFLKRIHEGEVVELQAQVQLGVQVAVESEAATPDLSGDLRDIRSQYDRLAARNMQAAEEWFRGKVGSMTETVTQHSDAVRSSKDEAGEYRRQLQARLLDIDACRGINESLEKQLHEIEDKQSAEIDAMHDTIAELESEQRGTKQEMARYLKEYQDLLNVKMALDIEIAAYRKLLEGEESRFSVGVAGGVSSMYGHSYSAPSFSRPILSSMSSGSSYLVTSRLLSSSFSTTEGIISASHAQQAEASPPGEEEEEEEEAEAEAEAEEEVKEEEEEKEEEEGGEETKEETKEDEEKEDEEGGEEEGDKEQEDKEVAVGDEEAKGGDEEAKEGEEGGDEEEQKEEVTEAAEDDGEKEDKGEGEEVKEEAQEEVKTEGGDDKGEEVKEEEKEEKEEAKKSKEKEDKPDAKKDDKDDKDDKDDKDDDKSDDKDDAKDAKDDKAAPKTDDKADAKDDAKDDKDDAKDDKAAPKTDDKADAKKEKDEGKAAKPEAAEEKSTKGKK from the exons ATGAGTAGCATCGGATATGACCCCTACTACTCCGCCTCACCGTACAGACGCTGGTATGTCGAGGCTCCCCCTCGTGTCGTGGTGAACCGAGGGAGGACCCACTCCGTCTACTCCTCTCATGCCTCCCCGCTGTCCTCCTCCCGTCATCAGTACTCCTCTCCCGGCCGGgtgctgctctcctcctcctcgcaaGCCTCGTCCCTGGATCTGGAGCTCAGCCAGGCCGCCCAGATCAGCTCAGAATTCCGCACCGTGCGCACCCAAGAGCGCGGCCAGCTGCAGGACCTCAACGACCGCTTTGCCGGCTTCATCGAGAGAGTGCGTGAGCTGGAGCAGCAGAACCGTGCTTTGGaggcagagctgctgctgctgaggcagAGGCACAACGAGCCGTCCCGCCTGAGAGCGCTGTACGAGCAAGAGGCCCGGGCCCTGAGGGCCGCCGTGGATGAGGCCAGGGCAGAACAACAGGCTGTCCTGGGACAGAGGGAGCGGCTGGAGCAGACCCTGAGCGCCCTGCAGGGTCGATATGAGGAAGAAGTGCTGGCTCGGGAGGAGGCACAGGGCAGGCTGATGGACGCCCGCCGCGAGGCCGACCAGGCTGCCTTAGGTAAGGCCGAGCTGGAGAAGAGTGTCGAAACTCTTCTGGAGGAGCTGGCCTTCCTCAAGAGGATCCACGAAGGCGAGGTGGTCGAGCTTCAGGCCCAGGTCCAGCTTGGCGTCCAGGTGGCGGTAGAGTCAGAGGCCGCAACACCTGACCTCTCCGGGGACCTCAGGGACATCCGGTCCCAGTATGACAGGCTGGCAGCAAGAAACATGCAGGCAGCAGAGGAGTGGTTCAGGGGGAAGGTGGGCTCCATGACCGAGACCGTGACCCAGCACAGCGACGCCGTGAGAAGCTCCAAGGACGAAGCGGGAGAGTACCGGCGCCAGCTCCAGGCCCGCCTGCTGGACATCGACGCGTGCCGAGGCATCAACGAATCCCTGGAGAAACAATTGCATGAGATAGAAGACAAGCAGAGTGCTGAGATAGACGCTATGCAC GACACCATCGCAGAGTTGGAGAGCGAGCAGAGAGGCACCAAACAGGAAATGGCGCGCTACCTGAAAGAGTACCAGGACCTTCTGAATGTCAAGATGGCTCTGGATATCGAGATCGCCGCATACAG GAAGCTGCTGGAAGGGGAGGAGTCTCGCTTCAGTGTAGGAGTGGCTGGGGGCGTGTCCTCCATGTACGGTCACAGTTACTCAGCGCCCTCCTTCAGCCGGCCCATCCTCTCCAGCATGAGCTCAGGCTCCTCCTACCTGGTGACATCACGTCTGCTCAGCTCCAGCTTCAGCACCACCGAGGGGATCATCTCTGCCAGCCACGCCCAGCAAGCAGAGGCCAGCCCACCaggggaagaagaggaagaggaggaggaggcggaggcagaggcagaggcagaggaggaggtaaaggaggaagaggaggagaaagaagaagaagaaggaggagaggagacaaaggaggagacaaaggaggacgaggagaaggaggatgaagagggaggagaggaggagggagataaAGAGCAAGAAGACAAAGAAGTGGCTGTGGGAGATGAAGAGGCTaagggaggagatgaagaggctaaggagggagaagagg GTGGTGATGAAGAAGAGCAAAAGGAAGAGGTGACAGAGGCTGCTGAAGACGACGGGGAGAAAGAGGacaaaggagaaggagaagaggtcAAAGAGGAAGCACAAGAGGAGGTAAAAACAGAAGGAGGTGATGACAAGGGTGAGGaggtaaaagaagaagaaaaagaggagaaggaagaggcgaaaaaaagcaaagagaaaGAAGATAAACCAGATGCCAAGAAAGACGACAAAGACGACAAAGACGACAAAGACGACAAAGACGACGACAAATCTGACGACAAAGACGACGCCAAAGACGCCAAAGACGACAAAGCTGCTCCGAAGACAGATGACAAAGCTGACGCCAAAGACGACGCCAAAGACGACAAAGACGACGCCAAAGACGACAAAGCTGCTCCGAAGACAGATGACAAAGCTGACGCCAAAAAGGAGAAAGACGAGGGAAAAGCGGCCAAACCTGAAGCCGCGGAAGAAAAGAGCACAAAGGGTAAAAAGTAA